In a single window of the Natronosalvus caseinilyticus genome:
- a CDS encoding DUF7109 family protein translates to MGTGLDQRTSDELAGIVDLFGGLTRTELERALSEVAFRADGQSVDEDAAAGAIEASLDAFALVRYEPRGAGRATDGGSEDGNGDGNDNYDNYDNYNNYNSNGDGNANGDGDALFVPGPTAFPRTPEHAEDLPHILDVSPRDPDQDAVGEAARDRFLADVEAVLEGEGESMDGTENVNETAIEDLIDLSYDLEAWAPLDLTAERTRLVEALEDA, encoded by the coding sequence ATGGGGACCGGACTCGACCAGCGGACGAGCGACGAACTCGCCGGGATCGTCGACCTCTTCGGCGGGCTCACCCGGACGGAACTCGAGCGCGCCCTCTCGGAGGTCGCGTTCCGCGCGGACGGGCAGTCGGTCGACGAGGACGCCGCGGCGGGAGCGATCGAGGCGTCGCTGGACGCGTTCGCGCTGGTTCGCTATGAACCCCGTGGCGCTGGTCGTGCCACCGATGGAGGTTCCGAGGACGGTAACGGCGACGGCAACGACAACTACGACAACTACGACAACTACAACAACTACAACAGCAACGGCGACGGCAACGCCAACGGCGACGGGGACGCGCTCTTCGTCCCCGGTCCGACCGCGTTCCCTCGCACCCCCGAGCACGCAGAGGACCTCCCGCACATCCTCGACGTGTCGCCGCGCGACCCCGACCAGGACGCGGTCGGAGAGGCTGCTCGAGACCGATTTCTGGCGGACGTCGAGGCGGTGCTCGAGGGTGAGGGTGAGAGCATGGACGGTACCGAGAACGTGAACGAGACGGCCATCGAGGACCTGATCGACCTGAGCTACGACCTCGAGGCGTGGGCGCCGCTCGACCTAACGG